The Daucus carota subsp. sativus chromosome 2, DH1 v3.0, whole genome shotgun sequence genome includes a window with the following:
- the LOC108207181 gene encoding protein FAR1-RELATED SEQUENCE 5-like: MHLHLLSIDESYVNCIEKGPHVPTKICTSMGADGEDMAGDNNVIPHIESSESEDSSSAPDENPSSDSDSSDSEQNDQVPLADNSSEATLVLSPNRTKTWTPKCDDKYKPQLNMHFPTLEDAYLYYKEYGRQCGFDVRKFTKKTDRLGNILAKYMLCSRGGDPYANKLRDRSGNYIEGPSRRTSSQRCNCRARITLKQAAVRGFVIMGFEEEHNHPLATGRSKMFLRCNRNVSVAYQDFIVDCGRANIGPTRAHSLVKEMTGSYEDVGATIADFKNFSRDVKVRIGDHDTDQLLSKFKTRMASPDDAFYYDYRLDNKGRLSGLFWTDAIGRANYDVYGDIISFDPTFRTNRYHMVFVPFTGVDNHWKNVTFAAGLLAKENYKNFKWLLRSFKKAMGRAPTTVITDQCKAIKKAISKWWSSSTHRLCMWHIMTKLPAKIGPKIASNKKFVSKLKEAVYSDHLTPVQFEERWEAVIAEFNLESNQWLSEMFGIRDQWIPAYFSDIEMAGLLKTTSRSESSNFFFQHYHDSGDTLVEFWSSFESAMDRQRMRNADDEKKSQKIPLTDISLAIESDAANLYTMELFYLVREEIKSGCYHTIVESMFRDDDCSHFKFKDVLLNDQVFELQVLLQARLLCRHSFAALHQCSVKTIPRQFLKARWKKNALQEHSFLGSTHVDAECSSKERSKLKRTRAWFEFKNLMNISGDDEEKMDIILSNLKQINTSFLETTRAQTDYGLAHRADRFITPAESDRVMIQNPDISRNKGCGSRIKSSREISQQDRKKRKCSNCGKLVRHNA, from the exons GTGACAATAATGTTATTCCACACATTGAAAGCTCTGAATCCGAAGATTCATCTAGTGCTCCAGATGAAAATCCATCTAGTGACTCGGACTCGTCAGATTCTGAGCAAAATGACCAGGTCCCTCTCGCTGATAATAGCTCTGAGGCTACATTGGTTTTGTCTCCTAACAGAACAAAAACATGGACGCCTAAATGTGATGATAAGTATAAGCCTCAGCTTAATATGCATTTTCCGACATTAGAAGATGCATATTTGTACTACAAGGAATATGGCCGACAATGTGGTTTTGATGTGCGTAAGTTTACCAAGAAAACTGATCGTTTGGGGAATATTTTAGCTAAATACATGCTGTGCAGCCGTGGTGGCGACCCGTATGCAAATAAGCTGAGGGACCGTTCAGGTAATTATATAGAGGGTCCGAGTAGGAGGACATCATCACAAAGATGCAATTGTAGGGCTCGGATAACTCTTAAACAAGCTGCTGTCAGAGGGTTTGTGATTATGGGTTTTGAAGAGGAGCACAATCACCCGCTTGCAACTGGACGTAGTAAGATGTTCTTACGTTGTAATCGTAATGTTTCGGTTGCTTATCAGGATTTTATAGTCGACTGTGGTAGAGCTAATATAGGACCAACACGTGCACATAGTCTAGTGAAGGAAATGACAGGTTCTTATGAAGACGTTGGTGCCACAATCGCTGATTTTAAAAACTTCTCTCGGGATGTTAAAGTCCGTATTGGAGACCATGACACTGACCAGCTGTTGTCCAAATTCAAAACAAGGATGGCCTCACCTGACGATGctttttattatgattatagaCTTGACAATAAAGGTCGTTTGTCAGGGCTTTTCTGGACAGATGCAATTGGTCGTGCAAATTATGATGTATACGGAGACATAATTTCTTTTGATCCCACCTTCCGAACTAACAG GTATCATATGGTTTTTGTACCGTTCACCGGTGTGGACAATCATTGGAAGAATGTGACCTTTGCTGCTGGTTTATTAGCCaaggaaaattataaaaacttcAAATGGCTGTTGAGGTCGTTCAAGAAAGCCATGGGTCGTGCTCCCACAACTGTAATTACGGACCAGTGCAAAGCCATCAAGAAAGCAATTTCGAAATGGTGGAGTTCTTCAACACACCGACTATGTATGTGGCACATAATGACGAAGCTCCCGGCAAAG ATTGGTCCTAAGATagcatcaaataaaaaatttgttagCAAATTAAAGGAGGCGGTTTACTCTGATCATCTCACGCCTGTTCAGTTCGAGGAACGCTGGGAGGCCGTTATTGCTGAGTTTAACCTGGAATCAAACCAATGGTTGTCTGAAATGTttggaattcgagatcaatggATTCCAGCTTATTTCTCAGACATTGAAATGGCTGGTTTATTGAAAACTACTTCAAGATCTGAAAGCTCTAATTTTTTCTTCCAGCATTATCATGACAGCGGAGACACATTAGTAGAGTTTTGGTCTAGCTTTGAGAGTGCTATGGACAGACAACGTATGAGGAATGCAGATGACGAAAAGAAATCTCAAAAAATTCCTTTAACAGACATTTCACTGGCCATTGAATCAGATGCAGCAAATCTTTATACTATGGAGCTTTTTTATTTGGTCCGAGAAGAGATAAAGTCTGGCTGCTACCACACAATTGTCGAGTCGATGTTCAGGGATGATGACTGCtctcattttaaatttaaagatgTCCTTCTTAATGATCAAGTGTTTGAG CTGCAAGTTTTACTTCAGGCGAGGCTATTATGTCGTCATTCATTTGCTGCCTTGCATCAGTGTAGTGTAAAGACTATACCACGGCAATTTCTTAAGGCCAGGTGGAAAAAAAATGCCCTACAAGAACATTCGTTCCTTGGTTCAACTCATGTTGATGCAGAATGTAGCAGTAAAGAAAGGAGTAAGCTTAAGCGAACCCGTGCGTGGTTTGAATTTAAGAACCTAATGAACATATCCGGGGACGATGAAGAGAAGATGGACATAATTCTATCCAATCTGAAACAGATAAACACCTCCTTTTTAGAAACAACAAGGGCACAGACAGACTATGGTCTGGCTCACAGAGCTGATAGGTTCATCACCCCTGCCGAAAGCGACAGGGTAATGATTCAGAATCCTGACATAAGTCGGAACAAGGGGTGCGGAAGTAGAATCAAGAGCAGTAGAGAGATCTCACAGCAAGATCGGAAAAAAAGAAAATGCAGCAACTGTGGTAAACTTGTACGCCACAATGCATGA
- the LOC135150165 gene encoding uncharacterized protein LOC135150165: MNLKKESSERLWKMTRNAMFKENMDVGMKTMFHLHNRVYAVKDFDMFIFPIHDSSHQYIISNNMKKPMWDIIDNRVPIAGFNGFKRMYGDLPYRLHECFCEWISMYKLPKESEIVKLSPRVVRMGWQTKENSVDRSIFVMRVMETYMGTLLGWTTGLRTENDNQKSLLNKLRVVYGHKILTWEHNSKREYVMGGATYLNKGKKIAE; encoded by the exons ATGAATTTGAAGAAGGAATCGTCTGAGCGGCTCTGGAAAATGACTCGTAATGCCATGTTCAAGGAGAATATGGATGTAGGGATGAAGACAATGTTTCATCTGCATAACCGCGTATATGCTGTGAAGGACTTTGACATG TTCATCTTTCCAATCCATGACTCTtcacatcaatatataatttcaaacaacatgAAGAAGCCGATGTGGGATATAATAGACAACCGAGTGCCAATTGCAGGCTTCAATGGCTTTAAACGAATGTATGGCGACCTGCCTTATCGTCTG CATGAATGCTTCTGCGAGTGGATTTCCATGTACAAGCTACCTAAGGAGAGTGAAATTGTGAAGCTAAGCCCGAGAGTGGTGAGGATGGGTTGGCAAACAAAAGAAAACTCTGTAGATCGCAGTATATTTGTCATGCGAGTTATGGAGACGTATATGGGGACTCTGCTCGGATGGACCACCGGCCTAAGGACAGAGAAC GACAATCAGAAGAGCTTGCTGAACAAGTTGCGCGTGGTGTACGGACATAAAATCCTAACCTGGGAGCACAACAGTAAAAGGGAATATGTGATGGGAGGGGCGACATACTTGAACAAGGGAAAGAAAATTGcagaatag